Proteins from one Triticum aestivum cultivar Chinese Spring chromosome 7A, IWGSC CS RefSeq v2.1, whole genome shotgun sequence genomic window:
- the LOC123153214 gene encoding uncharacterized protein: MAKWDPSYPRSKQRSTPPRRSLVLRRKRSSRHVASGLSAKDSSASGADLELAAPKPRRSIGGSTDWRAGMLLPTTTTASSSSSARKGNGSHAHAKRGARLDEAGVAHLLPALERTWKKTVAGASRMFVERHRSSHVQLISDMV; the protein is encoded by the exons ATGGCCAAGTGGGATCCCTCCTACCCGCGCTCCAAGCAGCGGTCAACCCCGCCCCGCCGCAGCCTCGTGCTGCGCCGCAAGCGCTCGTCCCGCCACGTCGCGTCGGGGCTCTCCGCCAAAGACTCCAGCGCATCCGGGGCGGATCTGGAGCTGGCGGCGCCCAAACCGCGGCGCAGCATTGGCGGGTCCACGGACTGGAGGGCCGGGATGCTGCTGCCGACCACCAccacagcctcctcctcctcctccgcgcggAAGGGCAATGGCAGCCACGCGCATGCGAAGCGGGGCGCGCGGCTCGACGAGGCCGGCGTCGCGCACTTGCTTCCCGCGCTGGAGCG TACGTGGAAGAAGACGGTGGCGGGCGCGTCGAGGATGTTCGTGGAGAGGCACCGGAGCAGCCACGTGCAGCTCATCAGCGACATGGTTTAG